The following DNA comes from Agromyces mangrovi.
CGCGAAGCGGAAGCGGACTGCGGCGACAGGTTCAGGCTAGCGGTGCCGACACCACCGCGATAGGGCGTATCTCGTCGACCTCGCCCGAGAACCTGGGCAGAGTTGGCGGGGCGGTGCTACTCCGACCTCGGCAGGGCTGGGAGTCTCCGCAGCGGGCCGAAGCGCGTCCGGGGTACGGTCGGGGAAGCGTTGGCGCACCGAGCGGCGCGCCGCAGGCACACGGAGGTGTCCCGTTGGTGATCCCGATTCCAGTCAGTGTGCGCGGCGCATGCCCGCACGACTGCCCGGACACCTGCGCCTGGCAGGTCACGGTCGAGGACGGCCGGGCGACCAAACTCGCCGGCGATCCGGAGCATCCGTATTCCCGAGGCACCCTGTGCGCGAAGGTCAACCGCTTCCTCGATCGCGTATACGCCGACGAGCGCGTGCTGCACCCCCTGCGGCGGGTCGGGCCGAAGGGCTCGGGGGAGTTCGAGCGGGTGTCGTGGGCGACTGCACTCGAGGAGATCGCCGCCGGCCTCACGGAGCGCATCGAGCGCCACGGCAGCCAGACGGTGCTGCCGTTCAGTTACATGGGAACGCAGGGACTGCTGCAGGGGAGCGGGGCGGGCGACCGGTTCTTCGGGCGCATCGGGGCGACGCAACTCGTGCGTGCGGTGTGCGCCTCGACCGGGTCGACCGGCGTATCGCAGGCGATCGGCACGAACGTCGGCATCATGCCCGAAGAGATCCGGCACTCGCGCTTCATCATCCTCTGGGGCACGAACACCATCGTCACGAACGTGCACCTCTGGCCGTTCATCCGCGAGGCGCAGTCGGCGGGGGCGCGTGTCGTCGTGATCGACCCGGCGGCGACGCGCACCGCGCGTTCCGCCGACTGGCACGTGCAGCCGCTCCCCGGCACCGACACGGCGCTGGCGATGGGCCTCATGCAC
Coding sequences within:
- a CDS encoding molybdopterin-dependent oxidoreductase gives rise to the protein MLGDIVLLRRLGWRAEPPRSGSGLRRQVQASGADTTAIGRISSTSPENLGRVGGAVLLRPRQGWESPQRAEARPGYGRGSVGAPSGAPQAHGGVPLVIPIPVSVRGACPHDCPDTCAWQVTVEDGRATKLAGDPEHPYSRGTLCAKVNRFLDRVYADERVLHPLRRVGPKGSGEFERVSWATALEEIAAGLTERIERHGSQTVLPFSYMGTQGLLQGSGAGDRFFGRIGATQLVRAVCASTGSTGVSQAIGTNVGIMPEEIRHSRFIILWGTNTIVTNVHLWPFIREAQSAGARVVVIDPAATRTARSADWHVQPLPGTDTALAMGLMHVIVRDGLQDDDYLEQHANGFEDFAARLEEFTPERVAATCGVPADEIERLAHAYATSSASCIRLLVGMEHRESGAETFRTIAYLPVVTGAWRNRGEGCSS